Proteins encoded by one window of Paenibacillus urinalis:
- a CDS encoding TetR/AcrR family transcriptional regulator: MAQVDRRKLIVQAAAQSFALFGYKATTMDQVAKIANVGKGTIYTFFTNKEELFDEILHDVILEMKELAERELDSEQTFVTNLYRILDALLEFRKQHELLIKLSQEVREFGTAQAKAGHEKVEAVITGYLEKQLTTAMNKGEIKPCDPKVVAFIMFKLYIALTSDWNRINEPLSKEEIKQYLQLFLVNGLSQEAVG; the protein is encoded by the coding sequence TTGGCACAGGTAGATCGCCGCAAGCTTATAGTTCAGGCCGCAGCCCAGTCCTTTGCTCTATTTGGATATAAAGCGACGACGATGGATCAGGTAGCGAAGATTGCTAATGTGGGGAAAGGCACAATCTATACTTTTTTTACGAATAAAGAAGAGCTGTTCGATGAGATTCTGCATGACGTTATTCTGGAGATGAAGGAGCTTGCAGAACGGGAGCTTGATTCGGAACAGACCTTTGTCACGAATTTGTATCGCATTCTTGATGCCCTGCTCGAGTTCAGGAAGCAGCATGAGCTGCTCATCAAGCTGTCTCAAGAAGTCAGAGAATTCGGTACGGCGCAGGCGAAGGCTGGTCATGAGAAGGTAGAAGCTGTTATTACGGGCTATTTGGAGAAGCAGCTGACTACTGCAATGAACAAAGGTGAAATTAAGCCATGTGATCCGAAGGTTGTCGCTTTTATTATGTTCAAGCTGTATATCGCGCTAACCTCCGATTGGAATCGGATCAATGAACCGCTAAGCAAGGAAGAGATCAAGCAATATCTGCAGCTGTTTCTTGTAAACGGCCTGTCGCAGGAAGCGGTAGGATAG
- a CDS encoding YhgE/Pip domain-containing protein produces MKSLSVFSKDVLRAVKNPKILIPIIAVICIPILYTGIYLTAFWDPYNHLERLPIAVVNEDKGADFEGESLTIGQDLMEELKEDPEFDWQFVNNEEAQEGIDNNKYYMKITIPEDFSSRATTLLDDKPSPAELIYEPNGSYNFVGAQIGNTAIKEISKQVSSAVTESYTETLLDKFSEASDGFGEAGDGAKDINEGAVKLDDGAVTLQDNLKKLSEGTLELQQGMDPLADGVKTLNDGAGQLHTGANELSTGLNQLVTAEGQLEEGSGKLQSGAVELKDGITSSRDGAAALSEGLASAEQGASALNEGLQGAKQGSAQLSSGLSAAEEASSQLAAGAETLAAGLQQLAESNTELAASPEVQKLLAASQSLAEGAGQLHAADQQLLSGAQALDQGNEKLAAGAQQLLSGHKELASGASALAAGQEQLLAGADTLAQGQGELNSNLALFGEKLSEAASGGETLSAGASELYTGTGTLLSSIGELTGGVTTLADGSAQLTDGAGKLHNGLSDIKDGSSELSTQLKDAASDTSELQQTDEVISMFAEPVQTIEDETRSVANYGTGLTPYFMSIGLFVGALITTIIMNMRETSVPDAGPWSRFVSRFLAFGGMSVLQAVILATFMLYGLKLEVASIPLFYVFSIIVGFTSMMIVQALVTWLDLVGRYLVIVLLVFQLATSGGTFPLELLPEWMKPISSLLPMYHSVIGYKAVIMSGNFNLMWDKAATLGIYAGISLLLTLFYFLWSGRRRKQGSVTEDAQHTSGDVVTV; encoded by the coding sequence ATGAAATCATTATCTGTTTTTTCTAAAGATGTACTCAGAGCAGTCAAGAATCCCAAAATACTGATTCCCATCATTGCAGTAATTTGTATTCCGATTCTGTACACAGGGATCTACTTGACTGCCTTCTGGGATCCGTACAATCATTTGGAGCGGCTGCCCATTGCGGTGGTGAATGAAGATAAGGGAGCCGACTTTGAAGGCGAGAGTCTTACGATCGGTCAGGATTTAATGGAGGAACTGAAGGAGGACCCCGAGTTCGACTGGCAGTTCGTCAATAATGAGGAAGCTCAGGAGGGCATAGATAACAATAAGTATTACATGAAGATTACGATTCCTGAGGATTTCTCGTCCCGGGCGACAACACTGCTTGATGACAAGCCAAGTCCGGCCGAACTGATCTATGAACCGAACGGAAGCTATAACTTTGTCGGGGCTCAGATCGGAAATACGGCGATTAAGGAGATCAGCAAGCAGGTATCTTCTGCTGTAACCGAGTCCTATACAGAAACGCTGCTGGATAAGTTCTCTGAAGCATCCGACGGATTCGGTGAAGCAGGGGATGGAGCAAAGGATATTAACGAAGGAGCTGTTAAGCTCGATGACGGTGCTGTGACCCTCCAGGATAATCTGAAGAAGCTGTCGGAGGGAACCTTGGAGCTGCAGCAAGGAATGGATCCCCTGGCAGACGGGGTGAAGACATTAAATGACGGAGCGGGACAGCTTCATACAGGAGCTAATGAACTGTCGACCGGTTTGAACCAGCTCGTCACGGCTGAAGGTCAGCTGGAAGAAGGCTCAGGCAAATTACAGAGCGGCGCTGTGGAACTGAAGGATGGCATTACTTCATCACGAGATGGCGCAGCGGCGCTGAGTGAAGGTCTTGCTTCTGCGGAGCAGGGAGCCAGTGCACTAAACGAAGGCTTGCAGGGCGCGAAGCAGGGAAGTGCGCAGCTAAGCAGCGGACTCTCCGCTGCGGAGGAAGCAAGCAGCCAGCTGGCAGCGGGGGCAGAGACACTTGCGGCAGGACTTCAGCAATTGGCCGAGTCGAACACCGAGCTTGCCGCGAGTCCGGAAGTGCAGAAGCTCCTAGCTGCTAGCCAGTCACTGGCCGAAGGAGCGGGACAGCTTCATGCGGCAGATCAGCAGCTGCTCAGCGGAGCGCAGGCTTTGGACCAAGGGAATGAGAAGCTTGCAGCAGGTGCACAGCAGCTTCTCTCGGGGCACAAGGAGCTTGCATCTGGAGCCTCTGCCTTGGCAGCCGGTCAAGAGCAGCTGCTTGCGGGTGCAGATACGCTGGCACAAGGTCAAGGAGAGCTGAATTCCAACCTGGCATTGTTTGGTGAGAAGCTGTCTGAAGCCGCAAGCGGCGGAGAGACTCTGAGTGCAGGAGCGTCAGAGCTCTATACCGGAACCGGCACGCTGCTTAGCAGCATTGGTGAATTGACAGGGGGCGTGACGACGCTGGCAGATGGCTCGGCTCAGCTGACGGATGGTGCCGGGAAGCTTCACAATGGGCTGAGTGATATAAAGGATGGCTCGAGCGAGCTGTCAACCCAATTGAAGGATGCAGCGTCAGATACCTCTGAGCTGCAACAGACGGATGAAGTGATCAGCATGTTTGCTGAGCCTGTCCAAACGATCGAGGATGAGACCCGAAGTGTAGCTAATTACGGCACAGGCCTCACGCCGTATTTTATGTCCATCGGTTTGTTTGTCGGGGCACTGATTACGACCATTATTATGAACATGCGTGAAACCAGTGTACCGGATGCGGGCCCGTGGAGCCGGTTTGTAAGCCGCTTCCTTGCCTTCGGGGGAATGAGCGTGCTGCAGGCAGTGATCCTGGCAACCTTCATGCTGTATGGCTTGAAGCTCGAAGTCGCGAGTATACCGCTGTTCTACGTATTCTCGATTATCGTGGGCTTTACTTCCATGATGATCGTTCAGGCGCTCGTAACCTGGCTTGATCTGGTGGGCCGCTATCTTGTCATCGTACTGCTCGTATTCCAGCTGGCAACTAGCGGCGGAACGTTCCCGCTCGAGCTGCTGCCGGAATGGATGAAGCCGATCAGCTCCCTGCTGCCGATGTATCACAGCGTGATCGGGTACAAAGCTGTCATTATGAGCGGTAACTTCAATCTTATGTGGGATAAGGCAGCCACACTCGGAATTTATGCCGGCATCTCTCTGCTGCTGACACTGTTCTATTTCCTGTGGAGCGGACGCCGAAGAAAACAGGGCTCCGTTACAGAGGATGCACAGCATACCAGCGGAGATGTTGTGACTGTCTAG
- the gltB gene encoding glutamate synthase large subunit produces MRQTGLPPKQGLYDPQFEKDACGMGFVANIKGVPSHDIVSQSLTMLSNMEHRGGQGSEPNSGDGAGILIQLPHRFFAEEAVRLGFVLPEAGHYGVGMIFTSNDEEVRSSHLAILKQIVQEEGQEFLGIREVPTYDEMLGESALAAKPYVCQAFIGRAEGIQNELDFERKLYVIRRRAEQAIRYSDQVKDANAFYIPSMSCRKIVYKGMLTTEQVGQFYLDLKDERVESAMALLHSRFSTNTFPSWERAHPYRFMIHNGEINTMRGNVNWMHARQSLFESEVFGDDLSKVRPVINADGSDTAMFDNTLEFLYLSGRSLPHVAMMMVPEPWSNDEGMDAEKKAFYEYHSTLMEPWDGPAAMAFTDGVQIGAILDRNGLRPARYYVTKDDRIVLSSEVGVLDIAPEDILYKDRLRPGRMLLVDTKEGRIISDSEVKAQIASEEPYQEWLDEHLVDLHELPDAPELPEPKHDNVNQLQLAFGYTFEELRKIIEPMASTGMEATGSMGYDAPLAILSDRPQRLYNYFKQMFAQVTNPPIDAIREEIVTSTLTTIGSERNLLIPEPESARQIRLATPILSNEEFAKIRHIRRPGFRSMTIPIFFPAKEGAEGLKNAMEVLFEAADRVIEKGHNILILSDRGMDAENAAIPALLAVSGLHHHLIRQGTRTKVSILLESGEPREVHHYAVLLGYGVSAVNPYLAFETLDDMIQQGMLRGISHDKAVKNYIKAATKGVVKILSKMGISTIQSYRGAQIFEAVGLNSDFVDRYFTWTPSRIGGIGIEEVTEEALVHHNRAFTDKDGNDKVLDSGGEYQWRNDGEDHLFTPQTIHTLQHAVRTGDYNLYRKYAKLVQGENEKKLSIRSLLKLKPNGEAIPLSEVESAESIMRRFKTGAMSFGSISKEAHEDLAIAMNRIGGKSNTGEGGEDPARFTPDANGDSRRSAIKQVASGRFGVTSNYLVNADEIQIKMAQGAKPGEGGQLPGRKVYPWVAEVRGSTPGVGLISPPPHHDIYSIEDLAELIYDLKNANPRADINVKLVSEAGVGTIAAGVAKGRADVIHISGYDGGTGASPQGSIRHAGMPWELGLAETHQTLMLNNLRDRVVIETDGKMLNGRDLVVAALLGAEEYGFSTAPLVALGCIMMRVCQMDTCPVGVATQNPQLRKNYMGDPAHVVNFMRFVAEDTREIMAELGFRTIEEMVGRTDCLDAEVAAEHWKKKGIDLSALLHVADAANSARTRIQKQNHGLEETLDMQKLVPLAAPAIESGKLVEAVLPITNVNRAVGTILGSEVTRKYGAAGLPEDTIQFKFVGSAGQSFGAFVPKGMTLTVEGDSNDYVGKGLSGGKLIVKPSPSATFAAEDNIIIGNTALYGATSGEAYINGIAGERFAVRNSGARVVVEGVGDHGCEYMTGGRVVILGGTGRNFGAGMSGGIAYVYDPEGTILSRVNLEMVLLERVEDSAEEEDLRGMISRHVQYTGSSRGEQILANWQQEVGSFVRIIPKDFKRMLEQIEKVQAEGLTGDAALLAAFEANMRELARAGQ; encoded by the coding sequence ATGAGACAGACTGGATTACCTCCTAAACAGGGTCTATACGACCCTCAGTTCGAAAAAGACGCTTGCGGTATGGGCTTTGTAGCTAACATCAAAGGCGTACCTTCCCATGATATTGTTAGTCAATCCCTGACGATGCTGAGCAATATGGAGCATCGTGGCGGCCAGGGAAGTGAGCCGAATTCGGGTGACGGAGCCGGAATTCTGATTCAGCTCCCCCACCGTTTTTTTGCAGAAGAGGCTGTACGCCTTGGCTTTGTCCTTCCTGAAGCGGGTCATTACGGAGTAGGGATGATCTTTACTTCCAATGATGAAGAGGTTCGCAGTTCGCACCTTGCGATTCTGAAACAGATCGTTCAAGAGGAAGGACAAGAGTTCCTTGGAATTCGTGAAGTTCCGACGTATGACGAGATGCTGGGTGAATCGGCTCTGGCTGCGAAGCCTTATGTATGTCAAGCATTTATCGGCCGTGCTGAAGGCATTCAGAATGAGCTTGATTTTGAACGGAAACTGTATGTAATCCGCCGCCGGGCAGAGCAGGCGATCCGCTACTCGGATCAGGTGAAGGATGCGAACGCCTTCTATATCCCGAGTATGTCCTGCCGTAAGATTGTTTACAAAGGCATGCTGACAACAGAACAGGTAGGCCAGTTCTATCTTGATCTGAAGGATGAACGTGTTGAATCTGCGATGGCGCTTCTGCATTCCCGTTTCAGTACGAATACGTTTCCGAGCTGGGAAAGAGCGCATCCATACCGCTTCATGATTCACAACGGTGAGATTAACACGATGCGCGGTAACGTGAACTGGATGCATGCACGTCAGTCGCTGTTTGAGAGTGAAGTGTTCGGGGATGATCTGTCCAAAGTGAGACCGGTCATTAATGCGGACGGTTCTGATACGGCGATGTTCGATAATACACTGGAATTTCTGTATTTGAGCGGACGCTCCCTGCCTCATGTAGCCATGATGATGGTTCCAGAGCCTTGGAGTAATGATGAAGGAATGGATGCCGAGAAGAAGGCATTCTACGAATACCACAGCACACTTATGGAGCCATGGGATGGACCTGCTGCTATGGCCTTTACAGACGGTGTGCAGATCGGTGCTATTCTGGACCGGAACGGACTTCGTCCTGCACGTTACTATGTAACGAAGGATGATCGTATTGTTCTTTCCTCAGAAGTAGGTGTTCTGGATATTGCACCTGAAGATATTTTGTACAAGGACAGACTGCGTCCAGGACGCATGCTGCTTGTGGATACCAAGGAAGGACGCATTATTTCTGACAGCGAAGTGAAGGCACAGATTGCTTCCGAAGAGCCGTACCAAGAATGGCTCGACGAGCATTTGGTAGATCTGCACGAGCTTCCTGATGCTCCAGAGCTTCCGGAGCCGAAGCATGATAACGTGAACCAGCTTCAGCTGGCATTCGGTTACACCTTCGAGGAGCTGCGCAAGATCATTGAGCCGATGGCATCGACAGGCATGGAAGCGACAGGCTCCATGGGTTATGATGCACCGCTTGCGATTTTGTCAGATCGCCCTCAACGACTCTATAACTATTTTAAACAAATGTTTGCCCAAGTAACCAACCCGCCGATTGATGCGATTCGTGAAGAGATCGTAACCTCGACGCTGACGACGATCGGATCCGAGCGCAACCTGCTCATTCCAGAACCGGAGAGTGCGAGACAGATTCGTCTGGCGACTCCGATCTTGTCCAATGAGGAATTTGCGAAGATCCGTCATATCCGCAGACCAGGCTTCCGTTCCATGACCATTCCGATCTTCTTCCCGGCCAAAGAGGGAGCCGAAGGTCTGAAGAACGCAATGGAGGTTCTGTTCGAAGCAGCGGACCGGGTCATTGAGAAAGGGCATAATATACTCATTCTGTCTGACCGCGGTATGGATGCGGAGAATGCAGCCATTCCAGCATTGCTGGCCGTATCGGGTCTGCATCACCATCTGATTCGTCAAGGGACACGGACCAAAGTCAGCATCCTGCTTGAATCCGGTGAGCCTCGTGAGGTGCACCATTATGCGGTCCTTCTCGGCTACGGCGTAAGTGCAGTGAACCCTTACCTCGCATTCGAGACATTGGATGATATGATTCAGCAAGGCATGCTGCGCGGCATCTCTCATGACAAAGCCGTGAAGAATTATATCAAGGCAGCTACCAAGGGGGTCGTTAAGATTCTGTCGAAGATGGGAATCTCGACCATTCAATCTTACCGCGGAGCTCAGATTTTTGAGGCTGTCGGTTTGAATAGTGACTTTGTAGACCGCTACTTTACCTGGACACCTTCTCGTATCGGCGGTATCGGTATCGAGGAAGTAACAGAAGAAGCACTTGTGCATCATAACCGTGCGTTTACGGACAAAGACGGTAACGATAAAGTGCTGGATTCCGGTGGTGAGTATCAATGGCGTAACGATGGAGAGGATCACCTCTTCACACCGCAGACGATTCACACACTGCAGCACGCAGTAAGAACGGGAGATTATAATCTCTACAGAAAATATGCGAAATTAGTTCAAGGCGAGAATGAGAAGAAGCTGAGCATTCGCTCCCTGCTGAAGCTGAAGCCGAATGGCGAGGCGATCCCACTGTCCGAAGTGGAATCCGCTGAGTCCATCATGCGTCGATTCAAGACAGGTGCGATGTCCTTCGGCTCCATCAGTAAAGAGGCGCATGAAGATCTGGCGATTGCGATGAACCGCATTGGCGGTAAGAGCAATACGGGTGAAGGCGGGGAAGATCCAGCCCGCTTCACGCCTGACGCGAACGGAGACTCTCGCCGCAGTGCGATTAAACAGGTTGCATCCGGACGTTTCGGTGTAACTTCGAACTATCTCGTGAATGCCGATGAGATCCAGATTAAGATGGCTCAAGGGGCTAAACCGGGTGAGGGTGGACAGCTTCCGGGACGTAAAGTATATCCATGGGTAGCGGAAGTCCGCGGCTCGACACCAGGTGTCGGACTGATCTCTCCACCACCGCATCACGACATTTATTCGATCGAGGATCTGGCAGAGCTCATCTATGACTTGAAGAATGCCAATCCAAGAGCAGATATTAACGTTAAGCTTGTATCCGAGGCTGGTGTAGGTACAATTGCAGCCGGTGTAGCCAAAGGCCGTGCCGATGTTATTCATATCAGCGGATATGATGGCGGAACAGGTGCGTCACCTCAAGGCTCGATCAGACATGCGGGTATGCCGTGGGAGCTCGGTCTGGCAGAAACGCATCAGACGCTCATGCTGAATAATCTGCGTGATCGTGTGGTCATTGAGACCGACGGCAAGATGCTGAACGGCCGTGACCTCGTGGTCGCTGCCCTGCTTGGCGCAGAAGAATATGGCTTCTCTACAGCACCGCTTGTTGCTCTGGGCTGTATTATGATGCGTGTATGTCAAATGGATACGTGCCCAGTAGGGGTGGCTACCCAGAATCCTCAGCTTCGGAAGAATTACATGGGTGATCCAGCTCATGTCGTGAACTTCATGCGTTTTGTCGCGGAAGACACACGTGAGATTATGGCAGAGCTTGGCTTCCGTACCATTGAAGAGATGGTAGGACGCACAGACTGTCTGGATGCTGAAGTTGCAGCTGAGCATTGGAAGAAGAAAGGCATTGATCTGTCGGCCCTCCTTCATGTCGCTGATGCTGCGAACTCTGCTCGAACTCGTATTCAGAAACAAAATCACGGTCTCGAAGAGACGCTGGATATGCAGAAGCTGGTTCCACTCGCTGCGCCTGCGATTGAATCCGGCAAGCTGGTTGAAGCCGTACTTCCGATTACGAACGTGAACCGTGCAGTCGGAACCATCCTAGGTAGTGAAGTGACGCGTAAATATGGCGCAGCTGGATTGCCGGAGGATACGATTCAATTCAAATTTGTCGGCTCTGCAGGACAAAGCTTCGGGGCCTTTGTACCTAAGGGAATGACCCTCACCGTTGAAGGAGACTCCAACGACTACGTGGGTAAAGGTCTCTCTGGTGGTAAATTGATCGTGAAGCCTTCTCCAAGCGCAACCTTTGCTGCAGAAGATAACATTATTATTGGTAACACAGCATTGTATGGAGCGACTAGCGGTGAAGCGTACATTAACGGAATCGCCGGTGAACGGTTTGCAGTCCGTAACTCAGGAGCGCGTGTGGTTGTAGAAGGCGTGGGTGACCATGGCTGTGAATACATGACCGGCGGACGTGTTGTCATCCTGGGCGGAACAGGCCGCAACTTCGGAGCAGGTATGTCTGGAGGGATTGCATACGTATACGATCCAGAAGGTACAATCCTGTCACGTGTGAACCTTGAGATGGTACTGCTTGAGCGTGTAGAGGACTCGGCTGAGGAAGAGGATCTGCGTGGTATGATCAGCCGCCACGTTCAGTACACGGGCAGCAGCCGTGGTGAGCAGATTCTTGCCAACTGGCAGCAGGAAGTCGGCAGCTTCGTACGTATCATTCCTAAGGACTTCAAGCGTATGCTTGAACAGATCGAGAAGGTACAGGCAGAAGGACTTACAGGTGATGCAGCATTGCTTGCCGCATTTGAAGCCAATATGCGAGAACTGGCCCGTGCTGGTCAGTAA
- a CDS encoding helix-turn-helix domain-containing protein, which translates to MDYGHRIAELREKRGMTQEELSNVLEITRASLSHYEKGRRKPDFETLTKLADTFNVSVDYLLGRTSQPEMVLDDDVRGFVDALELSDREVLNKFELMIDGKPLSEEEAKRFIAFVRMERNMDS; encoded by the coding sequence ATGGATTACGGACACCGCATTGCAGAATTAAGAGAAAAAAGGGGCATGACTCAAGAGGAGCTCTCCAATGTGCTTGAGATTACGAGAGCTTCATTGTCTCACTATGAGAAGGGAAGGCGCAAGCCGGACTTTGAGACCCTCACCAAGCTCGCTGATACCTTCAATGTATCTGTCGATTATTTGCTTGGAAGAACGAGTCAACCGGAGATGGTGCTGGATGACGATGTGAGAGGATTTGTCGACGCACTGGAGCTCTCCGATCGGGAGGTACTGAATAAATTCGAGCTGATGATTGACGGCAAGCCGTTGTCAGAGGAAGAAGCCAAGAGATTCATCGCCTTCGTACGAATGGAACGTAATATGGACTCCTGA
- a CDS encoding tyrosine-protein phosphatase, whose protein sequence is MIEIHCHILPGLDDGPTSMVRSLAMAQAAVAAGITKIIATPHHLNVSHDNPSHQVEEAVQLFNLELREHNIPLQVRSGQEIRIHPRLIDLLNNEELLTLASSKYMLLELPSREVPSFFPNLLHELKVRNIIPIIAHPERNAVLLREPELLLQYMSQGALCQITAQSFLGLFGRKVQKWCFHFCKQNGFHFISSDAHDTERRSFALQAAYERLESRFGLEMVEQLQTNARRVWDNRLVELAEPVSTRRRILPW, encoded by the coding sequence ATGATTGAAATTCATTGTCACATCTTGCCTGGTCTGGATGATGGACCAACATCCATGGTGCGTTCACTGGCTATGGCACAAGCTGCTGTTGCAGCAGGGATCACTAAGATTATTGCTACCCCGCATCACTTGAATGTGAGTCACGATAATCCGAGTCATCAAGTGGAAGAAGCCGTACAGTTGTTTAACTTGGAACTCAGGGAACATAACATCCCGTTACAAGTTCGCTCGGGTCAGGAGATTCGAATTCACCCCAGACTTATCGATCTGTTGAATAATGAGGAGCTTCTTACCTTGGCTTCAAGTAAATATATGCTGCTGGAGCTGCCGAGCCGAGAGGTGCCTTCGTTCTTTCCCAATCTGCTTCACGAACTGAAGGTCCGCAATATCATCCCGATCATTGCACATCCAGAGCGTAACGCTGTCTTGCTGCGAGAGCCTGAATTACTCTTGCAATATATGAGTCAAGGTGCACTATGTCAGATCACCGCTCAATCGTTCCTAGGGCTTTTCGGTCGAAAAGTTCAGAAATGGTGTTTTCATTTTTGCAAACAAAATGGGTTTCATTTCATTTCATCAGACGCACATGATACAGAACGTCGCAGTTTCGCGCTCCAGGCTGCCTATGAACGACTAGAATCACGGTTTGGGCTCGAAATGGTAGAGCAGCTCCAAACCAATGCGCGAAGAGTATGGGATAACAGGTTGGTAGAGCTTGCAGAACCAGTGAGTACACGGCGCCGCATACTTCCATGGTAA
- a CDS encoding YveK family protein, producing MELKEYMNIIRKRVWLIAIIVIVACIGAGVKTYMTTPQYPAEAKIIVNQTYDRQGTAMLDYTLIQTNVMLINSYTEIIKSSAILDKVLEAYPDLGFTTEQLASMITVSAANDSQIMNLNVTTTSYEKAAKTVNAVARIFEREIPTIMQVDNVTILNQAPLEANVPPVNINLMMSILISFVVGLMLSVGLVFLLEYLDDTFKTEAELERELGLPVVAVIARIKKDDVKSSHHTSISQGQVGEANYATVNQ from the coding sequence GTGGAACTCAAGGAGTACATGAATATTATTCGAAAAAGGGTTTGGCTTATTGCAATTATTGTGATCGTGGCATGTATTGGTGCAGGAGTTAAGACCTATATGACGACCCCTCAATATCCAGCCGAAGCCAAGATTATAGTTAACCAGACCTATGACAGACAAGGAACGGCAATGCTTGACTATACGCTGATCCAAACGAATGTCATGCTGATTAATTCTTATACGGAGATTATTAAATCCTCTGCCATTTTAGATAAAGTACTGGAGGCTTACCCAGATCTTGGTTTTACTACAGAGCAATTAGCTTCCATGATTACCGTGTCTGCTGCGAACGATTCACAGATCATGAATCTGAACGTAACGACGACTTCCTATGAGAAGGCCGCCAAGACCGTAAACGCCGTCGCCAGAATATTCGAGCGTGAGATTCCTACCATCATGCAGGTGGATAATGTCACAATCCTGAACCAAGCACCGCTCGAGGCAAATGTCCCTCCTGTGAATATTAATTTGATGATGAGCATATTAATCAGTTTTGTTGTTGGTTTGATGCTGTCCGTTGGTCTCGTATTCCTGCTTGAATATTTGGATGATACCTTCAAGACGGAAGCGGAGCTTGAGAGAGAGCTGGGATTGCCAGTTGTCGCCGTCATCGCAAGAATCAAGAAGGACGATGTCAAGTCATCACATCATACATCTATATCACAAGGGCAGGTAGGTGAGGCGAACTATGCCACGGTCAACCAGTAA
- a CDS encoding CpsD/CapB family tyrosine-protein kinase yields MPRSTSNQHNLVTAVNPKAPISEAYRTLRTNIQFSAIDDQIKVLMVASAQSGEGKTTTVSNLAVTYAQEGKKVLLIDTDLRKPSLHQVFTVSNHAGLSSAIAAQYPVQEVLQKTAVHNLDVLPSGPIPPNPSEMLGSKKMTALLEELKEMYDIILFDTPPVLAVTDAMIISSLCDGVVLVVNSGKVKKDLVKKAKGHLEHVNARILGVVLNNLQLSKNQSNYYYYYGER; encoded by the coding sequence ATGCCACGGTCAACCAGTAATCAGCATAATCTAGTAACTGCAGTCAATCCGAAGGCGCCAATATCGGAAGCCTATAGAACACTGCGGACAAATATCCAGTTCTCAGCAATTGATGATCAGATCAAGGTCCTTATGGTGGCTTCCGCTCAATCGGGAGAAGGGAAGACGACAACCGTTAGTAACCTGGCCGTGACCTATGCACAGGAAGGCAAGAAGGTGCTGCTGATCGATACGGATCTAAGAAAGCCTTCCTTGCATCAAGTGTTCACAGTCTCGAATCATGCCGGACTATCCAGTGCGATTGCAGCGCAGTATCCGGTTCAAGAAGTGCTGCAAAAGACCGCTGTTCATAATCTGGACGTCCTGCCATCAGGACCGATTCCTCCGAATCCTTCCGAGATGCTGGGGTCGAAGAAGATGACAGCTTTATTAGAAGAACTAAAGGAAATGTATGACATTATATTGTTCGATACACCGCCAGTGCTTGCGGTTACGGACGCAATGATTATCAGCTCCTTGTGTGATGGTGTTGTGCTTGTCGTCAATTCAGGCAAAGTGAAGAAGGATCTCGTGAAGAAGGCGAAGGGCCATCTGGAACATGTGAATGCCCGAATTCTGGGAGTGGTGCTGAACAACTTACAGCTTAGCAAGAACCAGTCCAATTACTACTATTACTACGGCGAACGCTGA